A single genomic interval of Eleutherodactylus coqui strain aEleCoq1 chromosome 3, aEleCoq1.hap1, whole genome shotgun sequence harbors:
- the LOC136620043 gene encoding forkhead box protein E4-like has translation MNLANFSYYSGMCTMTVDSQHSPNEAASPMGSSPNLSMESPGSVRVKEGVSIKSEPKGSCSPTEEINPGQHEEHIQSSGGRRRKRPVQRGKPPYSYIALIAMAIANSPERKLTLGGIYKFIMERFPFYRENSKKWQNSIRHNLTLNDCFVKIPREPGHPGKGNYWTLDPAAEDMFDNGSFLRRRKRFKRTDITTYPGYMQNSSAFTPTPAGRPSFPNSLYSSVGSGYNHQIHPTSHHHHPAMVHHYQAPGGSAQGQHRMFSIDSLINQQSMMQASPGSELNHHSLGLNGDLENMGNSCTVGDLSCFQTQSVSPTGVGSLMNRSNNPMSSNLTYSYSSSPPHISVPQNSYSPNNSQIYGTSSRLSMRPATCIGHTEQLLTLPAPQMNGVCQYNNNSYMRQPNFSSGLERYM, from the coding sequence ATGAATTTGGCAAATTTCTCCTACTACTCAGGCATGTGCACCATGACTGTGGACTCTCAGCATTCCCCCAATGAGGCTGCCAGCCCTATGGGTAGCTCCCCCAACCTGTCCATGGAGTCCCCAGGCTCCGTGAGGGTCAAGGAAGGAGTTTCTATCAAGTCTGAGCCCAAGGGGAGTTGTAGTCCCACCGAGGAGATCAATCCAGGACAACATGAAGAACACATTCAAAGTTCTGGAGGAAGGAGAAGGAAACGTCCAGTACAGAGAGGAAAGCCACCCTACAGCTATATAGCTTTGATTGCAATGGCCATAGCCAACTCTCCGGAGAGGAAACTCACCTTGGGTGGTATCTACAAGTTCATCATGGAAAGGTTTCCTTTCTACAGAGAAAACTCAAAGAAATGGCAAAATTCCATCAGACACAACTTGACTCTCAATGACTGTTTTGTGAAAATCCCCAGGGAACCTGGACACCCTGGTAAGGGCAACTATTGGACCTTAGACCCGGCAGCGGAGGACATGTTTGATAATGGTAGCTTcttaaggaggaggaagaggttcAAAAGGACAGATATCACTACTTACCCTGGATACATGCAGAACAGCAGTGCTTTTACACCAACCCCAGCTGGAAGACCATCTTTCCCCAATAGCCTCTACTCCAGTGTGGGATCTGGGTACAACCACCAGATACATCCAACATCCCACCATCACCACCCAGCTATGGTACATCACTACCAAGCCCCTGGTGGATCTGCCCAAGGTCAACATAGGATGTTCAGCATAGACAGCTTGATAAACCAGCAGTCCATGATGCAAGCATCTCCAGGATCAGAACTCAACCATCACTCCCTTGGGTTGAATGGGGACCTTGAGAACATGGGTAACAGCTGCACTGTAGGGGACCTCTCTTGTTTCCAGACTCAATCAGTCAGCCCCACTGGTGTAGGGTCTCTTATGAACAGATCTAATAACCCAATGTCTTCCAACCTGACCTATTCCTACTCCTCTTCTCCGCCTCATATCTCTGTGCCTCAGAACAGCTATTCCCCCAATAACTCCCAGATATATGGCACATCCAGTAGACTTTCCATGAGGCCTGCAACCTGCATAGGACACACAGAACAACTGCTGACGTTACCAGCTCCACAGATGAATGGAGTTTGTCAGTATAATAACAATTCCTATATGAGACAGCCAAACTTTTCTTCTGGCCTTGAAAGATACATGTAG